DNA from Terriglobus tenax:
CGATGCAGAGAAGCAGATCCGGCATCTCCCCATCACGGTGATCCACAACAGCGTCGACACCGAACGCTTTGCCCCAGACGCCGCCGCGCGCGATCGCCTGCGCGCCGAGTTGCAGCTTGCACCGGACGAAGTGGCCGTTGCCATTCTCGGCCAGATCACACCCCGCAAGCGCCAGTTGGAACTGGTGCAGGCCTTCGCCGCGCCGCGCCAACAGATGCCCAACGTCCGGCTGTTCCTCGTCGGAGCAGCTCTGTTCACCGCCGAGAACCAGGCCTATGCCGAACAACTCCAGCAGTTTCTCGCGCAACACAACCTCACCCCGCAGGTCACATGGCTGGGCGCACGCCAGGACGTCCCCGCGCTGCTCAACGCCATGGACATGGTCGCGCTGAACTCTTCGGTCGAGCCCTTTGGCCTTGCCGTCGCGGAAGCCCTGGCCACCGGCATTCCAGCCGTCGCTCCGGCGCTCGATGGCTTTCTTGAGATCATCGACGACCAGCAGACCGGCCTGCTCGGGTCGCCCGAGGATGCCTCCACGCTCGTCGCTGCCATCCATCGCCTTGCCCGTGACCCCGCGCTCCGTCAGCAGATGGGCGCCGAAGGCCGCCGCCGCATGATCGAGCGCTTTCCGCAAAGCAAGCTGGTGGCCGCTCATGAAGATCTGTATCGCCGCACCCTCGCGCAGTTCTCCAGGGAGCCGCGCACATGATCCTCAACGCGACACTGGAACGGCCGGCTGAGCCGGAACAGCAACAACCCGAGCTGCCGTCCGCATCGCTGACCTCGACCGCCGTCCTGGCCGCAGCCTCCGCGGCTGTGCTGCTCGCACTCTTCGCCGCGGGCGCAGGCTCCATTCTGCGGCTTGCGTATCCGGCTCTTACTGTTCTGATTGCGGTCAACCTGCTGCTCAAGCGTCCCGTGCTCTACCTGCAGTTCACTCTCTGGATTTGGTTTGTCACGCCCTTTGTCCGCCGCATGGTCGACTACCGCGCGGGCTGGGCTGAACCTAACCTCACGCTGCTGGCTCCCCTGCTTGCCTCCGGTATCTCGATCATCACGATCCTTCGTCCCGGCGTGAAAGAGAAGACCTCCATCTTCCCGTTCGCCCTCTGCGGTGGCGCGGTACTGTATGGCCTGATCGTCGGACTCTTTCTGCATCCCTCCATGGAAGTGGTCTATGGCCTGTTCAACTGGGGCTCGCCTATCCTTCTGGGCTACCACGTCGCCACGCAGTGGAAGAGCTATCCGCAGCATCGCAGCGCTCTTTTCTCCACCTTTGCCTGGGGAACGCTGGTGCTCAGCGCCTATGGCATCTACCAGTTCTTTACAGCCCCCGAGTGGGACAACTACTGGCTGCAGAACATCACCCAGGGCCTGATCGATCCTTCGTTCGGAACGCCCGAGCCGATGGGCTACCGCATCTGGTCGACCATGAACTCCGCCGGCCCCTTCGCCAACCTGCTGGTTGCCGGCCTTCTGCTTCTGCTCATCGCTCCACAACGTGGCAAATCCATCTTTACCGTGGCCGGCTTCCTCGCCCTTCTGCTGACCGTGGTGCGCACGGCATGGCTTACCTGGATCATCGGCCTGGTCATCCTGCTGAAGGGCGTTCGCGCCAAGGTCATGCTCAAGAGCATGTCCACGCTCATCTTCATCGGCCTAGCTCTCATTCCCCTGGCCGCCAGCCCTCTGCTTGGGCCGTTCCTTCAGCAGCGCTTCTCCACCTTCAACCACCTTGGCCGCGATGAAAGCTTCAACGAGCGTCAGGACATGTATGCCACGCTCATCAAGAAGGTGGAGAGCGATCCCTTCGGCCACGGCCTGCGCAACCAGGAGGTCATCGGCAATCTTGTCGTCGACTCCGGTATCCTGACCATGCTCTTCTCGCTGGGATGGCTGGGAACGGCCTTCTATCTGACCGGCGTGGGATGGTTCATACTGCACAAGACACAGCGTGCGGAAGACGACACCTTCGCCTGGACCGCCAAGGTCATCTGCATTGCCTTCCTTGCGCAGATCATCGGCAGTAACCTGTTTGTAGGTTCCACAGGCACTTTCTTCTGGACCTTCGCCGGAGTTGCGCTTGCCGCCGAGCGCTGGAACCAGGATCACGTACCACCAACGCCTGCGCGGCGATCTCCACTGCGTCCGGCAAATCGTGTTGCCCCTATTGCATGACAATCTCTGCCAGCAAAATTACGACGCCGCAACCGCAGCGCAAACTCTCCTCCGCAGCCGCCGTCGCTCAGTCCGTGGGCGCCAAGCTGCTGATCCTCATGGTCAATGCGGCCACCGGAATCCTTACGGCACGTACGCTTGCTCCGGAAGGCCGCGGCATTCTGGCCACGCTGATCCTGTGGCCCATCTTTCTCGCCTCTGCCCTGACGCTTGGCCTGCCCAGTTCGCTGACCTATCAACTGCGCAGCCGTGAGGAAGAACACTCCTCGCTCATGGCCTCCGGCCTGCTGATCTCCCTTGTCACCAGCCTGCTGGCCATCGTGGTGGGTGTCCTGTTCCTCCCATACTGGATCCCTCAATATGGCGCGGAAACCATCTTCTGGGCCCGCATCTTCGTCATCAGCGCTCCCCTGCAGTCGCTGGGCCTGGCGGGTCGCGCCGCGCTTGAAAGTCGTGGCAATTTTGTCGCCAGCAACAAGATGCTGGTCGCCTCGCCACTGCTCACGCTGGTTTGCCTGGTGGTTCTGCGGCTGACCCACACCATGACGCCGCTGCGCGCGGCCTTCTCCTACGTGGTGGTCGGGGTTGTGCCCACCTTCTGGATGCTGGCGCTGCTATGGAAGGCCTTCCACCCGCGCTTTGTGCATGTGTTCGTTTCCTGCCGCATGCTGCTTTCCTACGGCATCCGTTCCTACGGCATTGACCTCTGCGGCACCATGGCGCTGTACGTGGATCAGGCGCTGGTTGTCCGCCTGCTGTCGCCGGAGAGCTTCGGCATCTATGTCGTCGCGCTTTCCCTCTCCCGCATGCTCAACGCCTTCCATCTCTCCGTGGTCATGGTGCTGTTCCCGCGCGCCGTCGCGCAGGAACCCGATGCCGTACGCGAGATGACTTCGCGTTCCACACGCCTCTCCACCCTTCTGACCGCAGCCGCCGGCACCTGCATCATCATCCTTGGACCACAGGCGCTCACGCTGCTCTACGGAGCACAGTACCGCAGCGCAACACAGGTCTTGCGTGTGCTCGTTCTTGAGGTCATCCTGGCAGGAGCCACTACCGTCCTCTCCCAGGCCTTCATGGCGCTGGGACGCCCCGGTGTGATCACCTTCCTCCAGATTGTCGGCCTTCTGCTCACCGTGCCCATGCTTCTGCTTCTGGCACCGAAGTATGGACTGCTGGGCGCCGGTATCGCGCTTCTGCTCTCCACCACCACGCGCTTCCTTCTGGTCATGGTGGGCTTCCCCATCTTCCTCAAACTGCCCATGCCGCGTGTCGTCGCCACCGCGGAAGACATCCGCTATCTCATCGCCCTCTTCTCGCGCATCCTGCGCCGCGAGGCCCACGCATGAGGCCACTGAATATCTTCGTCCCGCACTCGTCGGAGCTCTTCACCGACTACCGCCCGCACGGCGACGGCCTGATCGCGCACAGCTACCTGACGCGCCTTGCCGAACGTGGCCATACCCTCCACGCCGTCTGCCAGCAGATTGACCTGAAGGGCAGCGTGCCGCCCAATCTGCACCTGCACTTGCTGCCCATCCAGGAAGACAACTTCTCCGCGCGCCTGCGCTACATGCGCCAGTTGCGGCCCTTGTTCCAGCGCCTGCGCAAGACCGTCGACTTCGACCTGGTCCACCAGGTGAACCCGGTCTACTCCGGCATCTCGCTGGCGCTGCTGGGCTGTAATCTTCCCCTTGCGCTCGGCATCTATTCCGCACGCTGGCCGGCAGATCCGAATTCCATCGCGGGCAGCCGCATCGCACGCGTGGTGCGCGACTCCATGGCGGCCCTGCAGCAGCTTCACGCGGATGCCCTGCTGCTGAGCTCACCGGCCAGCCGAGATCTTCTGCCCCTGCCGGAGCTGCTGGACGGCAAGCTGCACTACATCCCCTACGGCATTGACGCCAGCCAGTTCACACCACGCGCCGGCTATGACATGGTCGAAAGCGCACGGGCGGAGCAGGACGCTCCGTCCCTGCTCTTCCTCGCCAACCCCAACCGGCGCAAGGGAATCTATCCGCTCATAGAAGCCCTGCCCGCTGTGCTCGCAAAACATCCCAGAGCACGCCTGAAGCTGGTGGGCGAAAGCCCCGAACTGAGCCAGGTCATGCAACTGGCGCAGCAGCTTGGCGTAGCCCATGCCATTGATCCACTGGGATGGAAGCCGCGCGAGGAGGCCATTGCTCTTTACCGCGACTGCACTCTCTTCCTGATGCCTTCACTCGGCGAGCCTTTCGGCATGGCCGCTCTCGAAGCCATGTCCTGCGGAAGACCGCTGATCGTCACACGCGCCGGCGGGCTTGGCCACTATGTCCCGGATCAGGGCAGCATCAAGGTTCCGCCCTCTGATGCTCCCGCGCTAGCCACCGCCATCAACACGCTGCTGGACGACCCTGCCCGCCGCACCGCCATGTCGCGCTTCAATCGGCAGTACGTGCTCGACCACATGGACTGGAAACACATCATCGACCAGACCGAGGATGTCTACCGCAGCCTCCTCAACCTGCCCTGATCTTCGCTTCCGATATCGGGTATGCTTCCTGCCATGGACCGCCGCCACTTCCTCGCCACCGCAGGCGCCTTCGGGCTCTCCCTGCACGCGCAGACACCCGGTTCTCTCGGCGCGCCCGTTGGCGGCACGCGGCCTGACGTAGCTGCCATCGACCATGACCGCATCCTGCGTGTGGCCGGCGTCTATCTCACGCGCAAGCCCACCACCATCACGGCTTTCCCCGCACCGCGCTCCACGGGCACAGCCAACGACTTCTACTCCGAAGATCCAGAATGGTTCCCCGGATCAGACCCCGCCAGGCCCTGGACACGCCACCCCGGCGAACAAAACTCCGATGCCTTCCACGCGCACGGCGACGCAGTGCTCCGCATGGCGCAGATCATCCCCGCGCTCGTCTCCGCGTGGATGATCACCAAGGACGCGAAGTACTCCACCGCCGCCATCGCCCATCTCCGCGCCTGGTTCCTCGCACCGGAGACGCGCATGAACCCCTCACTCAACTACGCGCAGGCTATCCCTGGCGTCGCCGCCGGACGCGCCACCGGCATCCTGGAAACCATCTTCCTGGTCGAGGTCGTCCGCGCCCTCAGCTTCCTCTCCGCGTCGGAAGACCTCTCCGAAGCCGACCTCAAGGGCCTGAAAGCATGGATCGGCGACTACGCACACTGGATGTATGACTCCGTGCTCGGCCAGGGAGAACGAGACACCCGCTCCATCCACGGCATCGGCTGGGTGGCACAGGCGGCCGAATACGCCCGCTTCGCCAACATCGCCACCATCTCCGGCTACTGCCTGCGGCGCTTCCGCGATGTCCTGTTGTCTCTGCTATCGCTCGACGGCAACTTCCCGGCAGCCCTGGCCAGCCCCGCGCCCTATGCCAACTCCATCTTTCACCTGGAGAGCCTCTCGCTGGCCTGCGAGGTGCTCTCCACCCCCTTCGAATCGCAATGGACCTTCCAGACCAGCGACGGCAAGGGACTGCGATCCGCCGTCGCCTTCCTCGCCCCCTCGCTGGAAGACAAGATGCGGTGGCGCTACCGGTCCGATGCGCAGAACTTCCGCCAGCACCCTCTGCGTCCGCTTTCGCTCTACCTTGCAGGCCGCGCCTACCAGCGCCCCGAATACACCGCCATCTGGAAGACTCTGTCACCCGACCCGGAAGATCTCGACAACCTGGCCGTGCTGAGAATCTATCCCATGCGGCAACCGCTGCTCTGGTCCCGACGCGTGCCGGGCGTCTGACGACCTGTCATCCCAGCCACAACCCGGGTGTGCCCCATATCGGGCAAAGCCAGATGTTGGCATCGAACAAAGCTCGACCGCCTTTGCCTTTCTTGTTTGTCATTCCGCAGCGCAGCAAAGGAATCTGCTTTTGTCTTTCGTCAGGGCACAGCTTCAGCCGTGCCGCAAAGATTGATGTAAAAACCAACGCCGGCCTCAATGGCCGGCGTCCCGTCTCTTCATACAACTACAACGATCAAAAGAACAGACTTACTTCTTCTCGCGAAAAGCCTTCACCGCGGCCATATACTCACGAGCCTTGGCCGTCACACCGCCATTATCCAGCTTGCTCTCATCCATCAGGTCCGCGCCGACGCCCAGGCCAAACGCACCCGCAGCCAGGAATTCATGTGCCGTCTCCACGGTCACTCCGCCCGTGGGAATCATCTCAATCTGCGGCAGCGGAGCCTTCAGGCTCTTCAGATACTTGGCTCCGCCCATCGCTCCAGCCGGAAACACCTTCACCACATCCGCGCCCGCCTGCCACGCCGTCACAATCTCGGTCGGCGTCAGCGATCCCGGAAACACGGCAATGTCCATCTCGCGGCAGTACTCCACCGTGCGCAGGTTCAGCGCCGGGCTCACGATAAACTTCGCGCCTTCGGCAATGCAGGCCTTCGCGGTCTCAGGGTCAAGCACCGTGCCCGCGCCAATCAGCATCTCCGGATCTTCCTTGACCAGCGTGCGAATCACGCTGACAGCGTCCGGCACCGTCATGGTCACTTCCATTACGAAGACGCCGCCTTCGGCCGCGGCGCGCGCCAAACGCACTGCCTTCTCCGGGCTGCTGGCACGTAATACCGGCACCAGGCATGCTTCCTTGATCTGGCTCAGAATCTCCTGCTTCGACGACATAAATCCTCTTCTCCCGCGCTTGCTCAGCGCTGTACGCCGGCACCCGCGCCGGACATCATTCCCTCAACCTCGGCCAGTGTTGCCATCGAGCTGTCGCCCGGCGTCAACATGGCCAGCGCACCATGCGCCACTCCACAATCAATGGACCACTTCAGGTCACGTCCTGATAACAAGCCGTAGATCAGACCTGAGGCGAACGAATCGCCGCCGCCGACACGGTCCAGAATGTCCAGCCGGTCAAACCGCAACCCCTCAACCGCGGTGCCGTTCGCGTAGCCAAACGCTCCCCAGTCATTGCTGCTGGCCGAATGCACCTTGCGCATCGTCGTCGCCAGCACCTTGATGTTCGGGAAGTCTTTCACCACGCGCCCGGCCATCTCAGCAAAGCTCTCCGCTGTATGCCAGGCCGGTCCCTGCGATGCCGGCCCCAGGTCAGAACTCAGATCGCCCTCATGACCAAAGAAGACATCCACATGCTCTGCCAGCATGCGGTTCACCTCCACCGATCCACGGCGGCCGCCGCGTTCCTTCCACAGCGAAGGACGGTAGTTGGCGTCAAACGAAACGATCACACCATGACGCTTGGCCTCGAGCATGGCTTCCAGAACCAGCGCCGTGGAGTCCTCGCTCAGCGCTGCCATCACGCCGCCGGTATGAAACCACCGCGTATGCGCGAAGATCGCCGCCCAGTCGATATCGCCCGGCTTCAACTGCGCAATCGCCGTATGCCCGCGGTCCATCATGCCCACGGCGCCACGACGCCCAAAGCCCCGCTCCAGGAAGTAGATGCCATTGCGCGCCTCGCGGCCAATACCATCAAACTTCGACCAGAGCACATGCTTCAGGTCCACTCCGCCCTGCAGCATCAGGTCTTCCACCAGGCGTCCCACGGGGTTATCCACCAGTGCCGTCACAATGGCGCTCTTCATGCCGAAGCAACGGCGCAGGCCGCGCGCCACGTTGTACTCGCCGCCGCCCTCCCACACCGTAAAGTTGCGCGTGCGGGCAATGCGGGTCTCGCCGGGATCGAAGCGCAACATCACCTCACCCAGCGACACCAGGTCATGTCCGGTCTCTTGCACCGGTTTGATCGAAAGAATCATTTATTTCAGGCCTGCAATTGTCAGTGCATCCATGTCGTCGTAGCGCTGGTTCTCACCACCCATGCCCCAGCAGAAGCCATAGCTCTTGGTGCCCACACCGGCGTGGATCGACCAGCCCGGAGAAACCACAATCTCGCGGTCCGCCAGCACCAGGTGCTTCGTCTTATCGCCAGGCCCCATCAGGTGCAGAACGCGGTGCGCGGGGTCCACGTCAAAGTACATGTACACCTCGCTGCGGCGCATGTGCGTATGCGGCGGCATGGTGTTCCAGTTCGATCCCGGCTCCAGCAGCGTAAAGCCCATCACCAGTTGGCAGCTCCGCAGGCCTTCCAGGTGGATCGCCTTGTAGATCTTGCGATGGTTGCAGGTCTCCAGCGATCCCAGTTCCACCGGCTTCAGATCGGCAAACTTCACCATCGCCGTCGGCCACTCCGCGTGCGCCGGATAGCTCAGCAGGTAAAACGCAGCCGGAGTCTCGGCGCTCTTGCTTGCAAAGCTCACTTGTTTTGCCCCGCGGCCCACGTACAGTACGTCCAGCTTGTCGAGCGCGAACTCCTTGCCGTCGACCGTCACCACGCCCGCGCCGCCCACATTCAGCACGCCCAGCTCGCGGCGCTCGCAGAAATACTCCGCGCGCAGCTCCGCCGGACACGGCAATTCCAGCGCACCTGCCGTGGGAACGGCAAAGCCCACCACGGTACGGTCAAGGTCAATGTATGTCAGCTCAAGCGAGCCCGGTACCGCCAATCCATCCGCGAGAAACGCTTCCCGAATCTCGTCCGTCGTCATGCGCTCGTAGCGCACAGCATCCGCAACCTGCAGCAGCTTCATTCCTGTTTCACCTTGATCACATAGTAGAGCAGCGTCTTACCCGGAGTCAGCAGGGCCTGGTGCGGCGACTTCGGTTGAAGGTGGAAAACATCTCCTTTATGCAGAACGATCTTCGTTCCGCCTTCAATGCCGGAGCCGGTCAGCTCGCCGGGCTTGCCTTCAATCGCATGCTGGTCCTTCAGCGTGCCACCCACCACCATGGTCACCTCGCCCTCCAGCACGACGAAGATGTCCGCCCACTCGGTGTGATACTCCGGCGTACCTGTCTTCGCGCGGGCGGCCAGCATCACCTTGTGGTTGCCATAGTCTTTCAGCGTCTCGCTGTAGCTGCCGCTGTCCGCGGCCTTTGCCATCTCAAGAAACTCTTTGCCGCGCGCCGCCAGCACATTTGCGGGGTCGACCGTCGCTTCCTGCGCCATGGCAGGGATCACCATCCACAGCGCCAACGCTGCCCATCCTGTACGCTTCATGACCGGAATCCTTTTTTAGACCACCCCACCATACCAGAACTGGTTCTACCATTTCCCGGTTTTCATCGAGAACAAGCAGGGCCGGTTTCCTCGAACTCTCCTCGCTTGACCGGATTCCATTGGCCACCTGACACTGGCAGACGGGGAAAAAGGAACCCATCGTGTTGAAGCTGAGCCGCTCTCTCCTCCTCCTTCTGCTGGCCGTCTCCACGTTGCAGGCTCAGTCTGCAAAAGCTCCCATCCGGGTCGTGATCGTTGGCCTTGTGCATGGACACGTTCAGGGTTTTCTGCGGGATTTTCAAAAATCGCAGGACGCGACGCTGGTTGCGATCGTGGAACCGGATACCGCACTGGCCGCACGGTACGAGAAGAAATTTTCGCTCGACCATTCCCTCTTTCATACAGACCTGGAAGAAACGCTGAACAGCACGCATCCAGACGCGGTCCTGGTCTACACGACCATCCTCGATCATCGGCGCGTGATTGAAGCGGCCGCGAAGCACGGCATCTCATCCATGGTGGAGAAGCCGCTCGCGACCACCATGCCGGACACACTGGCGATTCGCGATGCTGCCCGCAAGTACCGTGTGCATGTCCTGGTCAATTACGAGACGACGTGGTACTCCTCCAATGCGCAGGCACTGCGTCTCGCCAAAGACGGCAAACTCGGCGACGTCCGCAAAGTCGTGGTTCACGACGGCCACGAAGGCCCCAGGGAGATCGGAGTCGGTCCGGAATGGCTCCCGTGGCTTACCGATCCGGTCAAGAATGGCGCAGGTTCGCTCTTTGATTTCGGATGCTATGGCGCGGACCTCATCACCGTCCTGATGCACGGCCAGACACCGCTTTCGGTCACAGCGGTGACACAGACAGACAAGCCCGGCATCTATCCCAAGGTCGATGACGATGCCACCATCATCGTGCGCTACCCCAAAATGCAAGCCGTCCTCATGCCTTCGTGGAACTGGAGCTTCGCACGCAAGGATATGGAGCTTTACGGCACACAGGGCATGGCGCTCACGGTAGGCCCGTCCGGCCTGCGAACACGCTTCCAGGGAGAGAAGGAGGAAAGCTCCCCCACCGCACCTGCTTTACCCGCTCAGGAATCGACTTCGCTGAAGTATCTTGCCGCGGTGCTGCACGGGGAGGTGAAGGACCTGGGAGACCTGACTTCCCTGGACACCAATGTGACCGTCATGCAGATCCTCGACGCCGCACGAACCTCTGCAAACTCCGGACACACCGTCAACCTGAAGCCGCTGCCACGCTGACACCTGTGGCCTGTCTCCTGTTTCAAGCGATCGGCAGGCCACGCCACCTGCAAAATGCTATCGTCAAAAAAGATGAACATCCTCGACTCCTTCCGTCTTGATGGCAAGATCGCTCTCGTCACCGGCGCCTCCGCAGGCATCGGCGCTTCCATCGCCCAGGCACTGGCTCAGGCCGGCGCCACCGTCGCCTGCCATGGCAATTCACGCCCGGCAGAGGCTACAGCAGCCGCCATCGGCGGCAACGCCGCGGCCTTTCAGGCTGACCTCTCCTCCACCGAAGGCGCAAAGCACCTCTTCGACCAGGTCATCGCGAAGTTCGGACACGTCGACATCCTCGTCAATAACGCCGGCACCATCATCCGCCACGAGGCCGTCGACTACCCCTTTGAAGACTGGCAGAAGGTCATCCAAATCAACCTGAACTCGGTCTTCCAGCTCTCGCAGCTCGTAGGCCGTGCGCTGATCGAACGCGGAGCACCCGGAAAAATCGTCAACATCGCCTCACTGCTCAGCTTCCAGGGCGGCATCCGCGTCCCCGCCTACGCTGCCAGCAAGGGCGGGGTAGCCCAGCTCACCAAGGCCCTGGCCAACGAGTGGGCGCCAAAAGGCATTCAGGTCAACGCCATCGCGCCGGGCTACATCGCCACCGACAACACGCTGGCCCTGCGCAACGACGAGACCCGCAACCGTCAGATCCTCGAACGCATCCCCACCGGCCGCTGGGGCGACCCCGAAGACATCGCCTCCACCGCCGTCTTCCTCTCCAGCCCCGCGGCCAACTACATCACCGGGACCGTGCTGAACGTCGACGGCGGCTGGCTGGCCCGCTAAAAGAACCGCAACTCCGGGTGCCCATGCCCGGATTCGGACATGGGATCGTTCCCTAAACAAAAACGGAGCGCCCAAGGGCGCTCCGTTTTCTCGTCTCTAAACACTCTTACTGGTTCACACCACTCGCCAGGAAGCCGCCATCCACCACCAGGATCTCTCCGGTGATAAACGAAGCCGCATCGCTCGACAGGAAGATCGCCGCACCCACCAGCTCCTCGGTCTTGCCAAAGCGAGCCATCGGCGTACGCATCTTCAGCTCCTGCCCGCGCGGCGACTCATCCAGCAGCTTCGCGTTCAGGTCCGTGCGGAACACACCCGGAGCGATCGCGTTCACCGTCACACCCTGCGAGGACCACTCCACCGCCAGCGAACGCGTCAGCGCGCCCACGGCGGCCTTGCTCGACGCATACGCCGTCACTTCCTTCAGGCTCACGAAGGTGTTCAGCGAGGCGATATTCACAATGCGTCCGTAGCCGCGCTCCAGCATGTGCTTGCCGAAGATCTGGCAGGCGCGCAGCGTGCCGTTCACGTTGGTATTGAAGATGTCGTTCCAGGTCTCTTCCGGAACCGTCAGCGTGGGCTCACGCTTGATCTTGCCGGCGCAGTTGATCAGGATATCGACCTTGCCGAAGGTCTCCAGCGTCTTGTCCGCCAGCACCTGCAGCGTCTCACGATCATTCACGTCCGTGGCAATACGCAGCGTCTTGCGGCCCAGCGCCTCAATCTTCGCGGCTACCTCGTCCACCTGCTCCTGACGGCGAGAGCTCGCCACCACATCCGCGCCCGCCTCGGCCAGTCCCAGCGCCATCGCCAGGCCGATGCCTGAAGTTCCACCCACTACAACCGCGGTCTTACCCGTCAGATCAAACAGCTTGTGACCCATCTCTTCCTCCCTACTTCGTTGCCTTGCT
Protein-coding regions in this window:
- the kduD gene encoding 2-dehydro-3-deoxy-D-gluconate 5-dehydrogenase KduD, which translates into the protein MNILDSFRLDGKIALVTGASAGIGASIAQALAQAGATVACHGNSRPAEATAAAIGGNAAAFQADLSSTEGAKHLFDQVIAKFGHVDILVNNAGTIIRHEAVDYPFEDWQKVIQINLNSVFQLSQLVGRALIERGAPGKIVNIASLLSFQGGIRVPAYAASKGGVAQLTKALANEWAPKGIQVNAIAPGYIATDNTLALRNDETRNRQILERIPTGRWGDPEDIASTAVFLSSPAANYITGTVLNVDGGWLAR
- a CDS encoding SDR family NAD(P)-dependent oxidoreductase: MGHKLFDLTGKTAVVVGGTSGIGLAMALGLAEAGADVVASSRRQEQVDEVAAKIEALGRKTLRIATDVNDRETLQVLADKTLETFGKVDILINCAGKIKREPTLTVPEETWNDIFNTNVNGTLRACQIFGKHMLERGYGRIVNIASLNTFVSLKEVTAYASSKAAVGALTRSLAVEWSSQGVTVNAIAPGVFRTDLNAKLLDESPRGQELKMRTPMARFGKTEELVGAAIFLSSDAASFITGEILVVDGGFLASGVNQ
- a CDS encoding Gfo/Idh/MocA family protein — encoded protein: MLKLSRSLLLLLLAVSTLQAQSAKAPIRVVIVGLVHGHVQGFLRDFQKSQDATLVAIVEPDTALAARYEKKFSLDHSLFHTDLEETLNSTHPDAVLVYTTILDHRRVIEAAAKHGISSMVEKPLATTMPDTLAIRDAARKYRVHVLVNYETTWYSSNAQALRLAKDGKLGDVRKVVVHDGHEGPREIGVGPEWLPWLTDPVKNGAGSLFDFGCYGADLITVLMHGQTPLSVTAVTQTDKPGIYPKVDDDATIIVRYPKMQAVLMPSWNWSFARKDMELYGTQGMALTVGPSGLRTRFQGEKEESSPTAPALPAQESTSLKYLAAVLHGEVKDLGDLTSLDTNVTVMQILDAARTSANSGHTVNLKPLPR